In Streptomyces nojiriensis, the sequence CTCGATCAGGTTGGCGTGCGCGTACATCGCCCGTACGAGGCCGTTGATCTCCTCGACCGTCTCCCCCTTGGCCCGCAGCGCGACCGTGAAGCCGGCGATCTGGGCGTCGGTGGCCTCCCCCCGCATGATCCGGTCCATGGCCCAGGCGGTGTCCTCCGCGCGCAGGTCCTGGCCGGTCAGCAGAGCGTCGAGAAGGCCCGGCCAGCCACGGGCCGCCACGCTGTCGCCGCCTGCCGGGGTCGCAACGTTCATGGTCCGCTCCTGCTGTCGGTGGAGGATTCCACGCTTGATCGGTCAGGGTTCAGCCTATCCAGCCCCGGTTACGGCAAAGAGCCCCGTCCAGACACTGGACGGGGCTCTCGCCGTGGCGACACCAGGACTGACCGAAATCAGTCCCTCATGCGTTCAGACGGGGATCAGTGGTGGCCGTGGCCGGACTGGATCTCCTTGTATTCCTCCACCGTGGGCTTCGGAATCTGGTTGTTCTCGCCGTAGAAGCCCTTGCTGAGCTTCGCGCGCAGCTTCTCGGCGGCCTTCACCTTGCGCTCGACACCGTTCTCGTCGACCGTCGGGCCGATCTCGACCGGCTTGTACTGCTCGTGCGCGGTGAGCTTGTGCAGCTGACCCGCCGGGAGCGGCTCGTGGACCTCGACGAACTCACCGTGCGGCAGACGCTTGATGATGCCGGTCTCGCGACCGTGCAGCACCTTGTCGTGGTCCCGGCGCTGGAGGCCGAGGCAGATCCGCTTGGTGACGATGAAGGCGAGGACCGGGACGACGAAGAAGCCGATCCGGACGAACCAGGTGATCGAGTTGATCGACAGGTGGAAGTACTGGGCGAACATGTCGTTGCCGCCGCCGATGAGGAGCACGATGTACTCCGCGATCCAGGCGACACCGAAGGCCGTACGGGTCGGGACGTTGCGCGGGCGGTCCAGGATGTGGTGCTCGCGCTTGTCCCCGGTGACCCAGGACTCGATGAACGGCCAGACGGCGATCGCACCCAGCACCAGCGGGAAGAGCAGCAGCGGGATGAACACGCCCAGGACGAGCGTGTGGCCCCACAGGTTGATCTCCCAGCCGGGCATGGCTCGGATCAGGCCTTCCGGCATACCCATGTACCAGTCGGGCTGCGCACCGGTGGACACGTTGTCCGGGCGGTACGGGCCGAGCGCCCAGATCGGGTTGATCGAGGCGATCGCCGCGATGGCCGCGATGACACCGAAGACCAGGAAGAAGAAGCCTCCGGCCTTGGCCATGTAGACCGGCAGCAGCGGCATGCCGACGACGTTGTCGTTCGTCTTGCCGGGACCCGCGAACTGGGTGTGCTTGTGGTAGAAGACCAGGATCAGGTGGGCCACGAGCAGGCCCATCATGATGCCGGGCAGCAGCAGGATGTGCACCGAGTAGAACCGCGCGACGAAGTCGCCGCCCGGGAACTCCCCGCCGAACAGGAACATCGACAGGTACGTGCCGACGACCGGGACGGACAGGATGGCGCCCTGCATGAAGCGGACACCGGTACCCGAGAGCAGGTCGTCCGGCAGCGAGTAACCGGTGAAGCCGGTGAACATGCCGAGGACCAGCAGCAGGAAGCCGAAGATCCAGTTGACCTCACGCGGCTTGCGGAACGCGCCGGTGAAGAAGACGCGCATCATGTGCACGACCATGGCCGCGACGAAGATCAGCGCCGCCCAGTGGTGGATCTGACGGATCAGCAGGCCACCGCGGACGTCGAAGCTGATGTCCAGCGTCGAGGCGAAGGCCTCGGACATCATGACGCCCTGCATCGGCACGTACGAGCCGTGGTACACGACCTCGTTCATGCTCGGGTGGAAGAACAGCGTCAGGTACACACCCGTGAGGATGATGATGATGAAGCTGTAGAGGCAGATCTCACCGAGCATGAAGGACCAGTGGTCCGGGAAGATCTTGCGCATGTTGGCCTTGGCGAGGCTGTAGATGCCCAGGCGGCCGTCCGCCCAGTCCGCTACGCGCTCGCCGGCCGGCGCTTTGCGCTCGTTGTTGACGCTGGTGCTCATCCGCGCTCCCAGAATGCAGGACCGACGGGCTCTTCGAAGTCGCCGAGCGCTTCGAGGAAGCCTTCGTCATTCACGCCGATCCGCAGCTGCGGAAGCGCGTGACCGGCCGGGCCGAAGATGACACGGGCGCCGTCGGAGAGGTCGAAGGTGGACTGGTGGCACGGGCAGAGCACGTGGTGCGTCTGCTGCTCGTACAGGCTGATCGGGCAGCCGACGTGGGTGCAGATCTTGGAGTAGGCCACGATCCCGTCGTGGGACCACTCCAGTTCCTTCTTGTCCTTGATGTCTTCCGGCTGAATGCGGACGATCATCAGGGCGGCCTTGGCGATCTGGACCTGGAAGTCGTGCTGCTCCTCCTCCAGGCCTTCCGGCATGGCGAAGGTGAGCGAACCGACGAGGACGTCCTCGGGACGCAGCGGCTCCATCGTGTTCTGGTTGATGAGCAGCTTGCCCTTGGCCCACAGGGTCTTGCGCAGCTTGTCCTCGGGCAGCGGGCCCAGGTCGCGCATGATCATGACGGCGGACAGCGGCAGCATGGCCAGCGCGCCCAGCATCGTGTTGCGGATCAGGGGACGCCGGCCGATGCCGGACTCGTTCGCGCCGTCGGCGAAGTCCTGCAGGACCTGTGCCTTGACCTCCGGCGGAGCGGCGATCTCGTGGCGCTCGGCGGCGACCTCCACGTCGGACATCAGGGTGCGGGCCCAGTGGACCGCGCCCGCGCCGATGCAGAAGAGGGCCACGCCCAGGGTCATGCCCAGGGAGAAGTTGAGCGCGCTGACCTTCCCGATGGGGAAGATGTAGACGATCTTGTCGACCGGGAAGATCACGTAGGACGCGATGAAGCCGATCGTCGCCAGCATCGACAGGGTGAAGAGCATCGCGACGGTGCGCTCGGAGCGCTTCGCCGCCCGCTCGTCGATGTCCTGGATACGGGGCTTGTGGACCGGCAGGCCCGGGTCGGCGAACGGGTCGTCCGCGACCGCTACGCCGTGGTGGGCGTCGCCCTGCTCGCTCGGCAGGTGCTTGTCTTCGGGAATCTCTTGGCTACTCATGACTTCTTGGCCTTAGCGGTGTGGGCCGCGACCCAGACGGCGACAGCGATCAACGCACCCAGGGCGAAGATCCAGCCGAACAGACCCTCGGAGACGGGGCCGAGGCCACCGAGCTTCAGGCCGCCGGGGCTGGTCGACTTCTCGCCGTTGACGTTCTCCAGGTACGCGATGATGTCCTTCTTCTGCTTCTCCGGCATCGTGCTGTCGGGGAAGGAGGGCATGTTCTGCGGGCCGGTCTGCATGGCCTCGTAGATGTGCTTCGGCGAGACACCCTCAAGGTTGGGGGCGTACTTGCCGTTCGTCAGCGCGCCGCCTTCGCCGGTGAAGTTGTGGCACTGCGCGCAGTTGTTGCGGAAGAGCTCACCACCGTTGGCGATGTCGGCGCCCGCCGGGTCGTACTGCTTCGCGGTCGGCGTGATCGGACCGGCGCCGAGGGACGCGATGTACGCCGCCAGCTGGTCGATCTGCGCCTGGTCGTAGATGACGGGCTTCTTCGGCACCTGGGCGCCGGGCTGCTGGGCGGGCATGCGGCCCGTGCTCACCTGGAAGTCGACGGCCGCGGAGCCGACGCCGACCAGGCTCGGGCCGTCAGAGGAACCCTGACCGCCGGTTCCGTGGCAGCTTGCGCAACCCACGGCGTAGAGCTTCTTGCCCTCCTCGATGGCGAGGGACTGGGCGGTTTCATCGGCCTGCGCCTTGCCCGCGGGGGCGAAGGCGGCGTACAGCCCCCCAGTGGCCGCCAGCGCGAGGAGTAGAACGACGACCGCCGCCAGCGGATGGCGTCGTCGTGCGGAGAGCTTTTTCACGGATTACCCCGGTGTCAGGATCTTCTGCGTCGGTGTGTCTGGATGGAGTGCCGGGTCTTGCCCGGTGACGTGTTCGCTACTTGATCAGGTAGATCGTCGCGAAGAGGCCGATCCAGACGACGTCGACGAAGTGCCAGTAGTAGGACACGACGATGGCCGACGTGGCCTGTTCGTGGGTGAACCTCTTGGCCGCGTACGTCCGGCCGAGGACCAGCAGGAAGGCGATGAGACCGCCCGTCACGTGCAGCCCGTGGAAGCCGGTGGTCAGGTAGAACACCGAGCCGTAGGGGTTCGACGAGAGGGACAGGCCCTCATGCTTGACCAGCTCGGTGTACTCGAACACCTGGCCGCCAATGAAGATCGCACCCATGACGAACGTGATGATGAACCACGTCCGGAGCTTCTTCACGTCACCGCGCTCGGCGGCGAATACGCCGAGCTGGCAGGTGAGCGAGGAAAGCACCAGGATCGTCGTGTTCGTCGCCGAGAAGGGCAGATTCAGGGCCTCGGCCTGTTCTGTCCAGAACTCGGGACCCATCACGGATCGCAGGGTGAAGTACATCGCGAAGAGGGCCGCGAAGAACATCAGCTCGGAACTCAACCAGATGATGGTTCCGACGCTGACGAGGTTCGGCCGGTTGACCGTCGGGTGCGCGTGCCCGGTATCTACTGTCGTTGCTGTCGCCACGACCGACATTATGTCGGTCGCTTATCCCGCCCTCACCCCGGGGGGTGCCGTTCGGAGTGTCAGGGGCGTGTGCAAGGCCCGAACGGCCCATCAGATGAGCCCCGCGTACCGCCACCTGCGACATGTTCGAAGCGATGTTGACGGCGCACCGGGAGGAGTAGCATCCCGCGCAACATCAACGTGATTCACGGCCACGTGGAGGAACGAAATGCGGGCGACTGCGCGGGTTCTGGTCTACAGCGACGACGCGGGCACCCGGGAGCAGGTGCGGCTGGCGGCAGGACGCAGGCCCGCCGCGGACCTGCCGCCGGTGGAGTTCCTGGAGTGCGCGACGCTCCCGGCGGTCCTGTCGGAGCTGGACGCGGGTGGTGTCGACGTGTGCGTGCTGGACGGCGAGGCGGTTCCGGCCGGGGGCATGGGGGTGTGCCGGCAGATCAAGGACGAGATCTTCCGCTGTCCGCCGGTGCTGCTGCTGATGGGGCGCCCCCAGGACGCCTGGCTGGCCACGTGGAGCCGTGCGGACGCCGCCGTGACCCTTCCGGTGGACCCGGTGCAGTTCGCGGACACCCTGGCGGGCCTCCTGAGGACCCGTCTGTCCCTGGACGCCTGATACACCCCCTCAGGGGCCCGCGTGCGCCCCTGAGGGGGCCGTACGGGTGAACGGGCCGGGAATTCCCCTCCCCCGGACGCCGTCCGGGGGAGGGGCCCCGCCCGGGGCCGCTCAGACGGTGGGGCGCAGGCGGGCCTGGTCGACGGGGCTGCGGCCCTCCTGGGTGCCCTTGAGCAGGGCGCTGCCCTGGCGCCAGTCCTTCCAGTCCATGTTCCAGTCGCCGAAGCCGTTGCCGAAGACGTCCATGTCGTCGCCGATGCTGTTGATCACCTGGACGATGTCGCCCTCGGTGATGTTCTCGTAGAACCAGGCGGCGTTGCCGGTGCTCATGCCCGTGCAGCCGTGGCTGACGTTCTCGTAGCCCTGGGAGCCGACGGACCACGGCGCGGCGTGGACGTATTCACCACTCCAGGTGACGCGAGTGGCGTAGTAGACGGGCAGGTTGTAGTACTCGCTGCCGCCGATGCCGACGGTGTCGCCGCGCATCTGTACGAAGTACTGCTTGCCCAGCACCACCTTGATGCCGTTGCGGGTGGAGAAGCCGGGCTTGCCGGTGGTCACCGGGATGGTGTTGATCACTTCTCCGTTGCGCTTGAACGTGAGGTAGTGCGAGGAGGCGTCGGTGGTGACCTCGACCCGGTCCCCGATCTCCAGCTTCAGCGGCTTGGCGACGGCCCCGTGGAGCTCGTCGGTGATCCTGACGCCCTCCAGGTTGCTCCGCACGGAGACGGCGGAGTTGGCGGGCCAGTAGTCCTTGGGCCGGTAGTGGAGGTTCTTGTCGTCCACCCAGTGCCAGGCGCCCTCGACGCCGGGCGGGGTGTCGACGACGAGGCCCCGTTCCACGATGGCGCGGGCGGCCTTGTCCTTGACCGGCTCGCTGAGTTCGGCGGTGATGGGCTGCCCGACGCCGTACTTTCCCTCGTCCGGGCCGAATTCGACCTTCAGGATCCCCTTGGAGGGGGTGGTGTCGAAGGTGAGCGTGCGCTGCCCGGGGGCGCCCCGCTCGTCCTCGGTGCTCACGATGACCGTGTAACGGACTCCTGAGGCCATCGGGGTCGTGCTGTGCCAGCGGTCCCCCTTGGCGCTCAGTTCGCCCGCCAGGCGGCGGCCGTGGGTGTCCACGGCCAGCACATCGGTGATCCGGCCGCCGCTGTTCTTGGCGGTGATTTCGAGGGGCCGGTCGGGGTTCACGGGGCGCTTGCCGGCGCTCTGGTTGAAGGCGACCTGATCGCCCGCGTCGTACGGGCGGGCTGACAGCGGGTTCTTGTCGCCGGACCCGCATGCGGTGGCGCCGGCCCCGAGGGACGCGACCAGCAGGGAGCAGCTGAGTACCGTCCAAAGACGCGGTGAGTGCTTCATGGAGCCAACGCTATGAAGATATGACAAATCCGGCGCGCGGGGTGACTGCAAACGAGGGGCCCGGGCTCCTCCCGAAGGAGGGACCCGGGCCCCAAGTGCGGCGCGGCACGGCCGCGAAGGTGCTGCTACTGGTTCTGGTTCTCACCGCGGTAGTACTCGTACACCCAGCCCCACAGGCCGATCATGATGATCGGGGCCGAGAAGTACATGAGCCACCAGCCGAAGACGACGCCCAGGAAGGCGAGCGCACCGCCGATGCCCAGCGAGAGCGGCTGCCAGCTGTGCGGGGAGAAGAACCCCAGCTCGCCCGCCTCGTCGGCGACGTCGGCCTCCAGGTTGTCCTGGGCCATCTGGTCGACGCGCTTGGCCGTGAAGGCCAGGTAGTAGCCGATCATGACGCTCAGGCCGAAGGCCAGGAAGAGCGCGGTGGTACCGACGGGCTCCTTCGACCACACGCCGTACACGACGGCCATGATCAGGATGAAGAAGGAGAGCCAGAGGAACATCTTGCCCTGGATCTTCACTTGCCGGCCTCCTTGCCGCCGGTGACGGCCTTGGCGGCGACGCTGTGGTCCTCGAGGTGGTCGAGGGCCGCGATCTCAGGGTGGTGCAGGTCGAACGCCGGGGACTCGGAACGGATCCGCGGCAGGGTGAGGAAGTTGTGCCGCGGCGGCGGGCAGGACGTCGCCCACTCGAGCGAACGGCCGTAACCCCACGGGTCGTCGACCTCGACCTTCTCGCCGTACTTGGCCGTCTTCCAGACGTTGTACATGAACGGCAGCATCGACAGGCCGAGCACGAACGAGCTGATCGTCGAGATCGTGTTCAGCGCGGTGAAGCCGTCGGCGGCGAGGTAGTCCGCGTAACGACGCGGCATGCCCTCGGCACCGAGCCAGTGCTGCACCAGGAAGGTGCCGTGGAAGCCGATGAACAGCGTCCAGAACGTCATCTTGCCGAGACGCTCGTCCAGCATCTTGCCCGTGAACTTCGGCCACCAGAAGTGGAAGCCGGCGAACATCGCGAACACCACGGTGCCGAAGACGACGTAGTGGAAGTGCGCGACGACGAAGTACGAGTCGGAGACGTGGAAGTCCATCGGGGGCGAGGCCAGGATGACGCCGGTCAGACCACCGAAGGTGAAGGTGACCAGGAAGCCGATCGTCCAGAGCATCGGGGTCTCGAAGGACAGCGAGCCCTTCCACATGGTGCCGATCCAGTTGAAGAACTTCACACCGGTCGGTACCGCGATCAGGAAGGTCATGAAGGAGAAGAACGGCAGCAGCACACCACCGGTGACGTACATGTGGTGGGCCCACACGGTCACGGAGAGACCGGCGATCGCGATCGTCGCGGCGATCAGGCCGATGTAGCCGAACATCGGCTTACGGCTGAAGACCGGGATGATCTCGGAGACGATTCCGAAGAATGGCAGCGCGATGATGTACACCTCTGGGTGCCCGAAGAACCAGAAGAGGTGCTGCCATAGCAATGCGCCGCCGTTCGCGGCATCGAACACGTGCGAACCGAACTTGCGGTCGGCCTCCAGCGCGAAGAGCGCGGCGGCCAGCACCGGGAAGGCGAGCAGGACCAGAACACCGGTCAGCAGCACGTTCCAGGTGAAGATCGGCATGCGGAACATCGTCATGCCGGGTGCGCGCATGCAGATGATCGTGGTGATGAAGTTGACCGAGCCGAGGATGGTGCCGAAGCCGGAGAAGGCCAGACCCATGATCCACATGTCGGCGCCGATGCCCGGCGAACGGACCGCGTCCGACAGCGGGGAGTAGGCGAACCAACCGAAGTCGGCGGCGCCGCTCGGCGTGACGAAGCCGGCCACCGCGATGGTCGAGCCGAAGAGGTACAGCCAGTACGCGAACATGTTCAGCCGCGGGAACGCCACGTCGGGCGCGCCGATCTGCAGCGGCATGATCCAGTTGGCGAAGCCCGCGAAGAGCGGGGTGGCGAACATCAGCAGCATGATCGTGCCATGCATGGTGAACGCCTGGTTGAACTGCTCGTTCGACATGATCTGCGTGCCCGGACGGGCCAGCTCGGCGCGCATGAAGAGCGCCAGCACACCGCCGATGATGAAGAACACGAACGACGTGACCAGGTACATCGTGCCGATGGTCTTGTGGTCGGTCGTGGTCATCCACTTCACGACCACATTGCCCGGCTGCTTGCGCCGTACCGGCAGCTCGTTCTCGTACGAGTCGGCGGCGGCACCCTGGGATTCGTTGAGGATGCTCACAGTTTGTTCACTTCCGCATTCCGGGCCGGGTCGGTCTGCTGGATACCGGCCGGGAGGTAGCCGGTCTGACCCTTCTCCGCCAGATCCTTCAGGTACGCCCGGTACTCCTCGGGGGAGACCACCTTGACGTTGAAGAGCATCCGGGAGTGGTCAGTGCCGCAGAGCTCGGCGCACTTGCCCATGAAGGTGCCGTATTCGGACGGGGTGACCTCGAAGACGTTGGTGTGGCCCGGAATGACGTCCTGCTTGAACAGGAACGGGACCACCCAGAAGGAGTGGATCACGTCGTTCGACGACAGGATGAAGCGGACCTTCTCGCCCTTGGGGAGGACCAGGGTCGGACCCGGGTTGCCCGTCTGGGGGTTCCGGTCGCCCGGGACACCCTTCTGGTAGACGCCCTCGGCGCCCGCCGGGAACTCCTTGGTGAAGCGGTCCGGGATGGAGGCCAGCTCCTTGGGGACCGCGCCCGCCTTCGGGGTCGCCGCGTCGCCGTCGACGTTCTCGACGTAGTTGAAGCCCCAGCTCCACTGGAAGCCGATCACGTTGATCGTGTGCGGCGGCTTCGGGGTGAGGGCCAGGAGCTTCGACTCGTCACGAGCGGTGAAGTAGAAGAGCACCGAGACGATGATGAGCGGGACCACGGTGTACAGCGCCTCGATGGGCATGTTGTACCGGGTCTGCGCGGGGACCTCGATCTTCGTCCGGCTGCGCCGGTGGAAGATGACGCTCCAGATGATCAGGCCCCACACGAGGATGCCCGTGACCAGCGCGGCCGCCCAGGATCCCTGCCACAGGGAGAGGATGCGCGGCGCCTCCTCGGTTACCGGAGTCGGCATTCCGAGGCGGGGGAAGTCTTTCCATGTATACGAGCAACCAGTGGCGGTCGCCAGGACCACGCCCGCAGTCAGCGCCTGCAGCAGCTTCCGCCGCATCGGGCGCCGCGGCGAGCGGTCGGAGCCGTAGGGACTCACGTAGCGCCTTCCCGAGAGTCTCGGCCCGCGCGGCCGGCCGCGGCCGTGTTCGGGTCGGTCGCCGGCCCTGACGCAGGCAGGGGTTTGGATGTTTATGCGGACCAAACCCTACTGGACGCTATTTGGGGTCGCGCGGGGAGGGTGCCCAACGCGCCGCTACTGCCCCCGAAGGGATGGATCCGCCGTCCGGGGGACGGCGCGAATGGCCCTGAATGGCGGGCTCCGGGGCTCATCTGACGCCCCCTGACCTCGAACGTCGTGGGGCTGGAGCTAGCGTGGCCGGATGCCGTACTTCGACAGCGCGTCCGCCGCCCCCCTGCACCCCGTGGCCCGGCAGGCGTTGCAGGCCTCCCTGGACGAGGGCTGGGCCGATCCGGCCCGGCTGTACCGGGAGGGCAGGCGCGCGCGGCTGCTCCTGGACGCGGCGCGGGAGGCCGCCGCGGAGGCAGTGGGATGCCGGGCCGACGAGCTCGTGTTCACTCCTTCGGGGACGCACGCGGTTCACACGGGGGTGGCGGGGGTCCTCGCCGGGCGCCGGCGCGTCGGAAGTCATCTGGTCGTATCGGCGGTCGAACACAGTTCTGTATTGCACGCGGCCGAGGTGCTCGAGGCGCGCGGTGGGACGGTGACCGAGGTCCCGGTGGACCGGTGGGGCGCGGTGACGCCCGCCGGCTACGCGCAGGCGCTCACCCCCGAGAGCGCCCTCGCCTGCCTCCAGTCGGCCAACCACGAGGTGGGCACGGTCCAGCCGGTGGCGGAGGTGGCCGAGGTCTGCGGGGCGGCCGGGGTGCCGCTGCTGGTGGACGCCGCGCAGTCGCTGGGCTGGGGCCCGGTGGAGGGCGCCTGGTCCGTGCTGGCCGCGAGTGCGCACAAGTGGGGCGGCCCGCCGGGGGTCGGCCTGCTGGCGGTCCGCAAGGGGGTGCGCTTCTCCCCCCAAGGCCCTGCGGACGAGAGGGAGTCGGGGCGCTCCCCCGGTTTCACGAACCTGCCCGCGATCGTGGCCGCGGCGGCCTCCCTGCGGGCCGTACGGGCCGAGGCGGACGCGGAGGCGGCCCGGCTGCGGGTCTTGGTGGACCGCATCCGGCGGCGGGTGGTGCGGCTGGTCCCGGACGTGGAGGTGGTGGGCGATCCGGAGCGGCGGCTCCCGCACCTGGTCACCTTCTCCTGCCTGTACGTCGACGGGGAGACGCTGCTGCACGAGCTGGACCGGGCCGGTTTCTCGGTCTCCTCCGGCTCCTCGTGCACGAGCTCCACGCTGACCCCCAGTCACGTGCTGCGGGCGATGGGCGTGCTGTCGGAGGGGAACGTACGGGTGTCCCTGCCGCCGGGGACCCCGGCGGAGGAGGTCAACGCGTTCCTGGAGGTGCTGCCGCGCGCGGTGGCGGACGTACGGGAACGGCTCGGCGTGTCGGAGCCCCCGGCGGTGGCGCCGGTGGCGGACTCGCTGGAACTGGACGCGCTGGGGCTGCGGTGTCCGCAGCCGGTGATCGAGCTGGCCCGGGCCATCGTGACGGTGCCGGTGGGCGGGACCGTCACGGTCGTCTCCGACGACGAGGTGGCCCGGCTGGACATCCCGGCGTGGTGCGCGATGCGGGGACACACGTATCTGGGCGAGACCCCGCGCGAAGTCGGCTCCGCCTACACGGTCCGCCGCTCCACCTGACCCGCCGCTTTCAGCCTCGCCGACGGCACCGTCCAGCCCCGCTCGCCGATCCCGCTTCGCCGGGCGAGTTTCAGCCCCTCCGGCGTTTGAGGAGCGGGGTCTGGGGCGGAGCCCCAGGAAACCCGGCTCCGCCGGGCACCGGGCTCCGCCCGGACCCTCCCCCGGCTACCGCTGGGAGGTGCCCCCTGCTCAAACGCCGGCGAGGCTGGATGTGCGCGGGCTCAACACCAGTGAGACGGGGAAGTGCCCGGGCTCTCCCCCGGAAGGGGTGGAAACTTGGCCCGGGCCCAGACGGCGGCGGTCAGGCGAGGTGGGCGCGGACTTCTGCTGCGGCGTCTTCGCCGTAGGCCTTGGTGAAGCGCTCCATGAAGTGGGCACGGGCCAGCGCGTACTCCTGGGTGCCCAGGGTCTCGATGACCAGCGTCGCGAGCATGCAGCCCAGCTGCGCCGCCCGCTCCAGGCCGACGCCCCAGCCCAGACCGGTCAGGAACCCGGCGCGGAACGCGTCGCCGACACCCGTCGGGTCGACCTTCGCGGTCTCCTCCGGGCAGCCGACCACGATCGGGTCCTCGCCGACGCGCTCGATCCGGACGCCGTTGGAGCCCAGCGTGGTCACGCGGGTGCCGACCTTCGAGAGGATCTCCTCGTCGGTCCAGCCGGACTTCGACTCGATGAGGCCCTTCTCGTACTCGTTCGAGAAGAGGAAGGTCGCGCCCTCCATCAGGGTGCGGATGTTCTCGCCGTCCATGCGGGCGATCTGCTGCGAGAAGTCGGCGGCGAAGGGGATCCCGCGCGTGCGGCACTCCTCCGTGTGGCGCAGCATCGCCTCGGGGTCGTCCGCGCCGATCAGGACCAGGTCGAGCCCGCCCACCCGGTCGGCGA encodes:
- a CDS encoding ubiquinol-cytochrome c reductase iron-sulfur subunit; the encoded protein is MSSQEIPEDKHLPSEQGDAHHGVAVADDPFADPGLPVHKPRIQDIDERAAKRSERTVAMLFTLSMLATIGFIASYVIFPVDKIVYIFPIGKVSALNFSLGMTLGVALFCIGAGAVHWARTLMSDVEVAAERHEIAAPPEVKAQVLQDFADGANESGIGRRPLIRNTMLGALAMLPLSAVMIMRDLGPLPEDKLRKTLWAKGKLLINQNTMEPLRPEDVLVGSLTFAMPEGLEEEQHDFQVQIAKAALMIVRIQPEDIKDKKELEWSHDGIVAYSKICTHVGCPISLYEQQTHHVLCPCHQSTFDLSDGARVIFGPAGHALPQLRIGVNDEGFLEALGDFEEPVGPAFWERG
- a CDS encoding cytochrome c oxidase subunit 4; translated protein: MKIQGKMFLWLSFFILIMAVVYGVWSKEPVGTTALFLAFGLSVMIGYYLAFTAKRVDQMAQDNLEADVADEAGELGFFSPHSWQPLSLGIGGALAFLGVVFGWWLMYFSAPIIMIGLWGWVYEYYRGENQNQ
- a CDS encoding L,D-transpeptidase yields the protein MKHSPRLWTVLSCSLLVASLGAGATACGSGDKNPLSARPYDAGDQVAFNQSAGKRPVNPDRPLEITAKNSGGRITDVLAVDTHGRRLAGELSAKGDRWHSTTPMASGVRYTVIVSTEDERGAPGQRTLTFDTTPSKGILKVEFGPDEGKYGVGQPITAELSEPVKDKAARAIVERGLVVDTPPGVEGAWHWVDDKNLHYRPKDYWPANSAVSVRSNLEGVRITDELHGAVAKPLKLEIGDRVEVTTDASSHYLTFKRNGEVINTIPVTTGKPGFSTRNGIKVVLGKQYFVQMRGDTVGIGGSEYYNLPVYYATRVTWSGEYVHAAPWSVGSQGYENVSHGCTGMSTGNAAWFYENITEGDIVQVINSIGDDMDVFGNGFGDWNMDWKDWRQGSALLKGTQEGRSPVDQARLRPTV
- a CDS encoding cytochrome b, with protein sequence MSTSVNNERKAPAGERVADWADGRLGIYSLAKANMRKIFPDHWSFMLGEICLYSFIIIILTGVYLTLFFHPSMNEVVYHGSYVPMQGVMMSEAFASTLDISFDVRGGLLIRQIHHWAALIFVAAMVVHMMRVFFTGAFRKPREVNWIFGFLLLVLGMFTGFTGYSLPDDLLSGTGVRFMQGAILSVPVVGTYLSMFLFGGEFPGGDFVARFYSVHILLLPGIMMGLLVAHLILVFYHKHTQFAGPGKTNDNVVGMPLLPVYMAKAGGFFFLVFGVIAAIAAIASINPIWALGPYRPDNVSTGAQPDWYMGMPEGLIRAMPGWEINLWGHTLVLGVFIPLLLFPLVLGAIAVWPFIESWVTGDKREHHILDRPRNVPTRTAFGVAWIAEYIVLLIGGGNDMFAQYFHLSINSITWFVRIGFFVVPVLAFIVTKRICLGLQRRDHDKVLHGRETGIIKRLPHGEFVEVHEPLPAGQLHKLTAHEQYKPVEIGPTVDENGVERKVKAAEKLRAKLSKGFYGENNQIPKPTVEEYKEIQSGHGHH
- a CDS encoding cytochrome c oxidase subunit 3, yielding MSVVATATTVDTGHAHPTVNRPNLVSVGTIIWLSSELMFFAALFAMYFTLRSVMGPEFWTEQAEALNLPFSATNTTILVLSSLTCQLGVFAAERGDVKKLRTWFIITFVMGAIFIGGQVFEYTELVKHEGLSLSSNPYGSVFYLTTGFHGLHVTGGLIAFLLVLGRTYAAKRFTHEQATSAIVVSYYWHFVDVVWIGLFATIYLIK
- the ctaD gene encoding cytochrome c oxidase subunit I — translated: MSILNESQGAAADSYENELPVRRKQPGNVVVKWMTTTDHKTIGTMYLVTSFVFFIIGGVLALFMRAELARPGTQIMSNEQFNQAFTMHGTIMLLMFATPLFAGFANWIMPLQIGAPDVAFPRLNMFAYWLYLFGSTIAVAGFVTPSGAADFGWFAYSPLSDAVRSPGIGADMWIMGLAFSGFGTILGSVNFITTIICMRAPGMTMFRMPIFTWNVLLTGVLVLLAFPVLAAALFALEADRKFGSHVFDAANGGALLWQHLFWFFGHPEVYIIALPFFGIVSEIIPVFSRKPMFGYIGLIAATIAIAGLSVTVWAHHMYVTGGVLLPFFSFMTFLIAVPTGVKFFNWIGTMWKGSLSFETPMLWTIGFLVTFTFGGLTGVILASPPMDFHVSDSYFVVAHFHYVVFGTVVFAMFAGFHFWWPKFTGKMLDERLGKMTFWTLFIGFHGTFLVQHWLGAEGMPRRYADYLAADGFTALNTISTISSFVLGLSMLPFMYNVWKTAKYGEKVEVDDPWGYGRSLEWATSCPPPRHNFLTLPRIRSESPAFDLHHPEIAALDHLEDHSVAAKAVTGGKEAGK
- the coxB gene encoding cytochrome c oxidase subunit II gives rise to the protein MSPYGSDRSPRRPMRRKLLQALTAGVVLATATGCSYTWKDFPRLGMPTPVTEEAPRILSLWQGSWAAALVTGILVWGLIIWSVIFHRRSRTKIEVPAQTRYNMPIEALYTVVPLIIVSVLFYFTARDESKLLALTPKPPHTINVIGFQWSWGFNYVENVDGDAATPKAGAVPKELASIPDRFTKEFPAGAEGVYQKGVPGDRNPQTGNPGPTLVLPKGEKVRFILSSNDVIHSFWVVPFLFKQDVIPGHTNVFEVTPSEYGTFMGKCAELCGTDHSRMLFNVKVVSPEEYRAYLKDLAEKGQTGYLPAGIQQTDPARNAEVNKL
- a CDS encoding c-type cytochrome gives rise to the protein MKKLSARRRHPLAAVVVLLLALAATGGLYAAFAPAGKAQADETAQSLAIEEGKKLYAVGCASCHGTGGQGSSDGPSLVGVGSAAVDFQVSTGRMPAQQPGAQVPKKPVIYDQAQIDQLAAYIASLGAGPITPTAKQYDPAGADIANGGELFRNNCAQCHNFTGEGGALTNGKYAPNLEGVSPKHIYEAMQTGPQNMPSFPDSTMPEKQKKDIIAYLENVNGEKSTSPGGLKLGGLGPVSEGLFGWIFALGALIAVAVWVAAHTAKAKKS